The Aspergillus luchuensis IFO 4308 DNA, chromosome 7, nearly complete sequence genome has a segment encoding these proteins:
- a CDS encoding inositol oxygenase (COG:S;~EggNog:ENOG410PH5C;~InterPro:IPR007828;~PFAM:PF05153;~go_component: GO:0005737 - cytoplasm [Evidence IEA];~go_function: GO:0005506 - iron ion binding [Evidence IEA];~go_function: GO:0050113 - inositol oxygenase activity [Evidence IEA];~go_process: GO:0019310 - inositol catabolic process [Evidence IEA];~go_process: GO:0055114 - oxidation-reduction process [Evidence IEA]) has product MAPVAVASESPVFNTKRDGQALEELSDAIDNVNVLKDNMKKQEKGLYEESEFDKNKDKTKFRQYEDACDRVKNFYKEQHTKQTVAYNLKARNEFHSKTRAEMTIWEAMEKLNTLIDESDPDTSLSQIEHLLQSAEAIRRDGKPRWMQLTGLIHDLGKLLYFFDAQGQWDVVGDTFPVGCGFDERIIYGRESFKDNEDFNHPIYDTKFGIYSPGCGLDNVMLSWGHDEYLYHVVKDQSTLPDEALAMIRYHSFYPWHNAGAYHELMNDHDKEMFKAVKAFNPYDLYSKSDDVPSPEELKPYYLDLIDEYFPNKVIKW; this is encoded by the coding sequence ATGGCACCAGTCGCCGTAGCTTCTGAATCCCCGGTGTTCAACACCAAGCGTGACGGACAGGCTCTCGAGGAGCTGTCGGACGCCATCGACAATGTCAATGTCCTCAAGGACAacatgaagaagcaggagaagggtCTGTACGAAGAGTCTGAGTtcgacaagaacaaggacaAGACCAAGTTCCGTCAGTACGAAGACGCCTGCGACCGCGTCAAGAACTTCTACAAGGAACAGCACACCAAGCAGACCGTGGCCTACAACCTCAAGGCCCGCAACGAGTTCCACTCCAAGACCCGTGCTGAGATGACCATCTGGGaggcgatggagaagctcAACACCCTCATCGACGAGTCCGACCCGGACACCAGCCTCTCCCAGATCGAGCACCTCCTACAATCCGCCGAGGCCATCCGCCGCGACGGCAAGCCCCGCTGGATGCAGCTGACCGGTCTCATCCACGACCTGGGCAAGCTGCTCTACTTCTTCGACGCCCAGGGCCAGTGGGATGTCGTCGGAGACACCTTCCCCGTCGGCTGTGGCTTCGATGAGCGCATCATCTACGGCCGCGAGTCCTTCAAGGACAACGAGGACTTCAACCACCCCATCTACGACACCAAGTTCGGAATCTACAGCCCCGGCTGCGGTCTCGACAACGTCATGCTCTCCTGGGGCCACGACGAATACCTCTACCACGTCGTCAAGGACCAGTCCACCCTTCCGGACGAGGCCCTCGCCATGATCCGCTACCACTCGTTCTACCCCTGGCACAACGCCGGCGCGTACCACGAGTTGATGAACGACCACGACAAGGAGATGTTCAAGGCTGTCAAGGCATTCAACCCATACGATCTGTACAGCAA
- the GAR1_2 gene encoding putative glycerol dehydrogenase (COG:C;~EggNog:ENOG410PFT7;~InterPro:IPR018170,IPR020471,IPR036812,IPR023210;~PFAM:PF00248;~go_function: GO:0016491 - oxidoreductase activity [Evidence IEA];~go_process: GO:0055114 - oxidation-reduction process [Evidence IEA]), giving the protein MGSTSTVADTRFKLNTGAEIPALGLGTWQSGPGEVEKAVAHAISVGYRHIDTAFAYGNEGEVGKGIKAAIESGVVKREELFVTTKLWSTWHYRVEQALDQSLKNLGLDYVDLYLVHWPVAMNPNGNHPNIPTLPDGSRDLHLNHSHINTWKDMEKLVGSGKTKAIGVCNYSRPYLEDLLAQATVVPAVNQIENHPCLPQQEAVDFCKEKGIHITAYSPLGSTGSPLLTAEPIVEVAKKKGVDPATVLLSWHISRGSSVLAKSVNPSRIEGNRNLVALDDADMATIAKYTNDLASKNAFQRFVFPPFKLDFGFPDKIGRV; this is encoded by the exons ATGGGTTCGACTTCGACCGTCGCAGACACTCGCTTCAAGCTGAACACCGGGGCTGAGATCCCTGCTCTCGGACTCG GGACCTGGCAGTCAGGTCCTGGAGAGGTCGAAAAGGCCGTGGCCCATGCCATCTCCGTTGGATACAGACACATTGATACCGCTTTCGCCTACGGCAACGAAGGAGAAGTTGGCAAGGGTATCAAGGCAGCCATCGAGTCTGGAGTTGTCAAGCGAGAGGAACTCTTCGTGACCACCAAGCTCTGGAGCACATGGCACTACCGAGTGGAACAGGCTCTGGACCAGAGCTTGAAGAACCTGGGACTGGACTATGTTGATCTCTACCTGGTCCACTGGCCTGTGGCCATGAACCCTAACG GAAACCATcccaacatccccaccctTCCTGACGGTTCCCGCGACCTGCACCTCAACCACTCCCATATCAACACCTGGAAGGATATGGAGAAGCTTGTCGGCAGCGGAAAGACCAAGGCCATCGGTGTCTGCAACTACAGCAGACCCTACCTTGAGGACCTCCTCGCCCAAGCCACCGTGGTTCCGGCCGTCAACCAGATTGAGAACCACCCCTGCCTTCCCCAGCAGGAGGCTGTTGACTTCTGCAAGGAGAAGGGCATTCACATCACCGCATACAGCCCTCTCGGCAGCACGGGTAGTCCGCTGCTGACGGCAGAGCCCATCGTCGAGGttgccaagaagaagggtgttGACCCGGCCACGGTCTTGCTGAGCTGGCACA TCAGCCGCGGCTCCTCCGTCCTTGCCAAGTCCGTGAACCCCTCTCGGATTGAGGGAAACCGCAACCTGGTGGCactggatgatgctgatATGGCCACCATTGCCAAGTACACGAATGACTTGGCCTCGAAGAACGCCTTCCAGCGTTTTGTCTTCCCTCCTTTCAAGCTCGACTTTGGATTCCCAGACAAGATCGGCCGTGTATAA
- a CDS encoding uncharacterized protein (COG:S;~EggNog:ENOG410Q0DH) has translation MPRRSESFCTSELPCVIEDLDTYFWISRKRGEMGPEIRRTKSADPVLPSVPQVDGPTEQRKATKKSKSKKKSNNKKNKNKGKGKAVEVEVAVEDNVVVAVVDSGCDVAKEGQQQKQTENGDDHRDDDVAATDSAISTAAGGEEVKNGDNMPPPYSSAGEDTSIGEPASSVVTNSPVARMAPAAEAAELKAKILEAMKRKERLERQIQEERNSSAQASSSQRSVPAKSDTSSISQRRPDSGCVDNLSHVNRSQHSPVSEMRATGNHSQPSASVVDYSSEEAYCRAHMRAPCRFDPSCCVHKPIQGCNCPPRSSCCCSHHKGDCCTCLTYLNTVSAKSDTETPSDVGQGMEGGSTVAERNTSIGKKSVVDERGKGVDSLSTHLIQLFESRELCDFHFKLTSSSNGLYQSTIIPVQVAVIARSPFVAALLRTQLYREGCREIAVTLGDQVNLIQGFEQAIRNLYGAPLLHGEQLRTEALAVLGYTEESQSMYPFPIRTAMLDLAFSYAASGAFLHVNGILEAGIRMALELIDWSTVETIIHFGLRVDRFSIILEGTETPPGSPRANHTRSGHVLVRNRQLRDIWAPLLVRAALSFIAESIDDKFVLYSQAQSLHVPNRIPESLNTGPGAIGSEPGSASANSTTTESKPNRETLVASAVLISLPFVHLQEVFRTLSARRVLSNNLAQAIMSERESRRLQALRELGKKGEINEKNLPSEMKELGYGEYLVFKSVCKQGQGPVTVTTEVSLEREWIGCRSPDAKQ, from the exons ATGCCACGTCGAAGCGAGTCTTTCTGCACGTCCGAATTACCCTGCGTCATTGAAGACCTTGACACGTACTTCTGGATCTCACGAAAGCGCGGCGAGATGGGCCCGGAAATTCGTCGGACTAAGTCTGCGGACCCTGTCCTCCCTTCCGTGCCCCAAGTGGACGGACCGACCGAACAGCGCAAGGCCACCAAGAAAAgtaagtcgaagaagaagagtaacaataagaaaaacaaaaacaagggaaaaggcaaagctgttgaggttgaggtcgCGGTCGAGGataatgttgttgttgctgtcgttGATAGTGGCTGTGACGTGGCCAAGGAGGGACAACAACAGAAGCAGACTGAGAACGGCGATGACCAtcgtgatgatgatgttgctgctaCTGATAGCGCCATttctactgctgctggtggtgaagaagtcAAGAATGGTGATAATATGCCTCCACCCTATTCCAGCGCGGGAGAGGACACAAGCATTGGCGAGCCTGCCTCTTCGGTGGTGACCAACTCGCCGGTGGCCAGAATGGCACCGGCCGCCGAAGCAGCTGAACTCAAGGCGAAGATCTTGGAAgcgatgaaaagaaaagaaagactcGAACGCCAAATCCAAGAGGAACGCAACTCTAGTGCTCAGGCTAGCTCGTCTCAGAGATCTGTGCCTGCTAAGTCGGATACTTCGTCCATTAGCCAGCGACGGCCTGACAGTGGTTGTGTCGACAATCTTTCGCACGTCAACCGTTCGCAGCACAGTCCAGTGAGTGAGATGCGTGCCACAGGCAATCATTCGCAACCTTCCGCCTCAGTCGTGGACTATTCTTCTGAAGAGGCT TACTGTCGGGCTCACATGCGGGCACCTTGCCGCTTTGATCCAAGCTGCTGTGTTCATAAGCCCATTCAAGGATGCAACTGTCCCCCGAGATCGTCTTGCTGTTGTTCGCACCACAAAGGCGACTGCTGCACCTGCTTGACATATCTCAATACTGTGTCGGCCAAGAGCGACACTGAGACACCCAGCGATGTCGGTCAAGGTATGGAAGGCGGTAGTACGGTTGCTGAACGCAACACTTCGATTGGAAAGAAAA GCGTGGTAGATGAAAGAGGCAAGGGTGTGGATTCACTTTCGACACATCTCATTCAGTTGTTCGAAAGTCGTGAGCTATGCGATTTTCACTTCAAACTGACGTCGTCGAGCAATGGCTTGTACCAATCCACCATAATCCCCGTGCAGGTGGCCGTTATCGCTCGCAGCCCGTTCGTTGCCGCGCTCCTGCGGACCCAACTTTATCGGGAAGGGTGCCGCGAAATTGCTGTGACACTGGGCGACCAAGTCAACTTGATACAGGGATTCGAGCAAGCTATTCGCAACCTGTATGGGGCACCCCTTCTCCACGGCGAGCAGCTGAGAACCGAGGCCCTTGCAGTACTGGGGTACACCGAAGAGTCTCAAAGCATGTACCCATTCCCGATCAGAACAGCCATGCTCGATTTGGCCTTTTCGTACGCTGCATCTGGTGCCTTCCTTCACGTCAATGGCATCCTCGAGGCAGGCATCAGAATGGCACTGGAGCTGATCGACTGGAGCACTGTCGAAACAATCATCCACTTTGGGCTCCGTGTGGATAGATTCTCAATTATCCTGGAGGGCACCGAGACTCCTCCGGGCAGTCCTCGCGCCAATCATACTCGGTCCGGACATGTCCTGGTCAGAAACCGACAGCTCCGAGACATCTGGGCCCCATTGCTGGTCAGAGCCGCGTTGTCGTTCATCGCTGAGAGCATCGATGACAAGTTCGTCTTGTACTCTCAAGCCCAAAGCCTGCATGTTCCAAACCGTATCCCAGAGAGCTTGAACACTGGACCTGGTGCCATAGGCTCTGAGCCGGGATCTGCCTCCGCGAACTCAACAACGACTGAGAGCAAGCCAAACCGCGAGACCTTGGTCGCCTCCGCTGTCCTGATAAGCCTCCCGTTCGTGCATCTGCAAGAGGTGTTCAGGACTTTGAGTGCACGTCGCGTACTGTCTAACAACCTCGCACAAGCGATAATGAGTGAGAGGGAATCACGACGGCTGCAGGCACTGCGAGAGCTTGGCAAGAAAGGCGAGATCAATGAGAAGAACCTCCCCAGTgagatgaaggagttggGCTACGGGGAATATCTTGTCTTCAAGAGTGTCTGCAAGCAAGGCCAAGGACCCGTGACGGTGACAACAGAAGTCAGTctggagagggagtggattGGTTGTCGGTCGCCAGACGCCAAACAGTAG